In the genome of Apodemus sylvaticus chromosome 2, mApoSyl1.1, whole genome shotgun sequence, one region contains:
- the Usp5 gene encoding ubiquitin carboxyl-terminal hydrolase 5 isoform X2, translating into MAELSEEALLSVLPTIRVPKAGDRVHKDECAFSFDTPESEGGLYICMNTFLGFGKQYVERHFNKTGQRVYLHLRRTRRPKEEDTSAGTGDPPRKKPTRLAIGVEGGFDLTEDKFEYDEDVKIVILPDYLEIARDGLGGLPDIVRDRVTSAVEALLTADSASRKQEVQAWDGEVRQVSKHAFNLKQLDNPARIPPCGWKCSKCDMRENLWLNLTDGSILCGRRYFDGSGGNNHAVEHYRETGYPLAVKLGTITPDGADVYSYDEDDMVLDPSLAEHLSHFGIDMLKMQKTDKTMTELEIDMNQRIGEWELIQESGVPLKPLFGPGYTGIRNLGNSCYLNSVVQVLFSIPDFQRKYVDKLEKIFQNAPTDPTQDFSTQVAKLGHGLLSGEYSKPALESGDGEQVPEQKEVQDGIAPRMFKALVGKGHPEFSTNRQQDAQEFFLHLINMVERNCRSSENPNEVFRFLVEEKIKCLATEKVKYTQRVDYIMQLPVPMDAALNKEELLEYEEKKRQAEEEKVPLPELVRAQVPFSSCLEAYGAPEQVDDFWSTALQAKSVALKTTRFASFPDYLVIQIKKFTFGLDWVPKKLDVSIEMPEELDISQLRGAGLQPGEEELPDIAPPLVTPDEPKAPMLDESVIIQLVEMGFPMDACRKAVYYTGNSGAEAAMNWVMSHMDDPDFANPLILPGSSGPGSTSAAADPPPEDCVTTIVSMGFSRDQALKALRATNNSLERAVDWIFSHIDDLDAEAAMDISEGRSAADSISESVPVGPKVRDGPGKYQLFAFISHMGTSTMCGHYVCHIKKEGRWVIYNDQKVCASEKPPKDLGYIYFYQRVLS; encoded by the exons GAGTCTGAGGGTGGCCTCTATATCTGCATGAACACATTCCTGGGATTTGGGAAACAGTATGTGGAGAGACATTTCAACAAGACAGGCCAGCGTGTCTACCTGCACCTCCGGAGGACCCGGCGACCG AAGGAAGAGGACACCAGCGCAGGCACTGGGGACCCACCTCGGAAGAAGCCCACTCGGCTGGCCATCG GTGTTGAAGGTGGGTTTGACCTCACCGAGGACAAGTTTGAATATGATGAGGATGTGAAGATTGTCATTTTGCCAGATTACCTGGAGATCGCTCGGGATGGGTTGGGGGGGCTTCCCGACATTGTCAGAGATCGG GTGACCAGTGCGGTGGAAGCCCTACTTACAGCTGACTCGGCCTCTCGAAAGCAGGAGGTGCAGGCTTGGGACGGAGAAGTCCGTCAGGTGTCCAAGCACGCCTTCAACCTCAAGCAGCTGGACAACCCTGCCCGGATCCCTCCCTG TGGCTGGAAGTGCTCCAAGTGCGACATGAGGGAGAACCTGTGGCTCAACCTGACCGACGGCTCCATCCTCTGCGGCCGGCGCTACTTTGATGGCAGTGGGGGCAACAACCATGCCGTGGAGCACTACAGGGAGACTGGCTACCCCTTAGCGGTCAAGCTGGGCACCATCACCCCCGACGGCGCTG ATGTGTACTCTTACGACGAGGACGACATGGTTCTGGACCCGAGCCTGGCCGAGCACTTGTCTCACTTTGGCATCGACATGCTGAAGATGCAGAAG ACGGACAAGACAATGACTGAGCTGGAGATAGACATGAACCAGCGGATTGGTGAGTGGGAGCTGATCCAGGAGTCAGGCGTGCCACTCAAGCCTCTGTTTGGGCCTGGTTACACGGGCATCCGGAACCTGGGTAACAGCTGCTACCTCAACTCCGTGGTCCAGGTGCTCTTCAGCATCCCTGACTTTCAGAGGAA GTATGTGGATAAATTGGAGAAGATCTTCCAGAATGCCCCAACGGACCCTACTCAAGACTTCAGCACCCAGGT GGCCAAACTCGGGCATGGCCTTCTCTCTGGAGAATATTCTAAGCCAGCACTGGAGTCAGGTGATGGGGAGCAGGTACCAGAACAAAAG GAAGTTCAAGATGGCATTGCCCCTCGAATGTTCAAGGCCCTCGTTGGCAAGGGCCATCCCGAGTTCTCCACTAATCGGCAGCAGGATGCCCAGGAATTCTTCCTGCATCTCATCAACATGGTGGAG AGGAATTGCCGGAGTTCTGAAAATCCAAATGAAGTGTTCCGCTTCTTGGTGGAAGAGAAAATCAAATGCCTGGCCACAGAGAAGGTCAAGTACACTCAGCGGGTGGACTACATCATGCAGTTGCCTGTGCCCATGGATGCAGCCCTTAACAAAG AGGAGCTTCTCGAGTATGAAGAGAAGAAGCGGCAAGCCGAAGAGGAAAAAGTACCACTGCCAGAGCTGGTTCGGGCCCAGGTGcccttcagctcctgcctggaaGCCTATGGGGCCCCTGAGCAGGTGGATGACTTCTGGAGTACCGCCCTGCAGGCCAAGTCCGTCGCGCTCAA GACCACTCGGTTTGCCTCCTTCCCGGACTACCTGGTCATCCAGATCAAGAAGTTCACCTTTGGCCTAGACTGGGTGCCCAAGAAGCTGG ATGTGTCCATCGAGATGCCGGAGGAGCTAGATATCTCCCAGCTGAGGGGCGCAGGGCTGCAGCCCGGGGAGGAGGAGCTGCCTGACATTGCCCCACCCCTGGTCACTCCGGACGAGCCCAaag CGCCCATGCTGGATGAGTCCGTCATCATACAGTTGGTGGAGATGGGCTTCCCCATGGACGCCTGCCGGAAAGCTGTCTACTACACAGGAAACAGTGGGGCCGAAGCAGCCATGAACTGGGTCATGTCACACATGGATGATCCAG ACTTTGCAAACCCCCTCATCTTGCCTGGCTCCAGTGGGCCTGGCTCCACAAGTGCAGCCGCTGACCCCCCACCAGAGGACTGCGTGACCACCATTGTTTCCATGGGCTTCTCAAGGGACCAGGCCCTGAAAGCTCTGCGGGCCACG AACAATAGCTTAGAGCGGGCTGTAGACTGGATCTTCAGTCACATCGATGACCTCGATGCAGAAGCTGCCATGGACATCTCGGAAGGACGCTCAGCTGCTGACTCCATCTCTGAGTCTGTGCCAGTGGGACCTAAAGTCCGGGATGGTCCTGGGA aGTATCAGCTCTTTGCCTTCATTAGTCACATGGGCACATCTACCATGTGTGGTCACTATGTGTGCCATATCAAGAAGGAAGGCAG ATGGGTGATCTACAATGACCAGAAAGTGTGCGCCTCGGAAAAGCCACCCAAGGACCTGGGCTACATCT
- the Usp5 gene encoding ubiquitin carboxyl-terminal hydrolase 5 isoform X1 produces MAELSEEALLSVLPTIRVPKAGDRVHKDECAFSFDTPESEGGLYICMNTFLGFGKQYVERHFNKTGQRVYLHLRRTRRPKEEDTSAGTGDPPRKKPTRLAIGVEGGFDLTEDKFEYDEDVKIVILPDYLEIARDGLGGLPDIVRDRVTSAVEALLTADSASRKQEVQAWDGEVRQVSKHAFNLKQLDNPARIPPCGWKCSKCDMRENLWLNLTDGSILCGRRYFDGSGGNNHAVEHYRETGYPLAVKLGTITPDGADVYSYDEDDMVLDPSLAEHLSHFGIDMLKMQKTDKTMTELEIDMNQRIGEWELIQESGVPLKPLFGPGYTGIRNLGNSCYLNSVVQVLFSIPDFQRKYVDKLEKIFQNAPTDPTQDFSTQVAKLGHGLLSGEYSKPALESGDGEQVPEQKEVQDGIAPRMFKALVGKGHPEFSTNRQQDAQEFFLHLINMVERNCRSSENPNEVFRFLVEEKIKCLATEKVKYTQRVDYIMQLPVPMDAALNKEELLEYEEKKRQAEEEKVPLPELVRAQVPFSSCLEAYGAPEQVDDFWSTALQAKSVALKTTRFASFPDYLVIQIKKFTFGLDWVPKKLDVSIEMPEELDISQLRGAGLQPGEEELPDIAPPLVTPDEPKGSLGFYGNEDEDSFCSPHFSSPTSPMLDESVIIQLVEMGFPMDACRKAVYYTGNSGAEAAMNWVMSHMDDPDFANPLILPGSSGPGSTSAAADPPPEDCVTTIVSMGFSRDQALKALRATNNSLERAVDWIFSHIDDLDAEAAMDISEGRSAADSISESVPVGPKVRDGPGKYQLFAFISHMGTSTMCGHYVCHIKKEGRWVIYNDQKVCASEKPPKDLGYIYFYQRVLS; encoded by the exons GAGTCTGAGGGTGGCCTCTATATCTGCATGAACACATTCCTGGGATTTGGGAAACAGTATGTGGAGAGACATTTCAACAAGACAGGCCAGCGTGTCTACCTGCACCTCCGGAGGACCCGGCGACCG AAGGAAGAGGACACCAGCGCAGGCACTGGGGACCCACCTCGGAAGAAGCCCACTCGGCTGGCCATCG GTGTTGAAGGTGGGTTTGACCTCACCGAGGACAAGTTTGAATATGATGAGGATGTGAAGATTGTCATTTTGCCAGATTACCTGGAGATCGCTCGGGATGGGTTGGGGGGGCTTCCCGACATTGTCAGAGATCGG GTGACCAGTGCGGTGGAAGCCCTACTTACAGCTGACTCGGCCTCTCGAAAGCAGGAGGTGCAGGCTTGGGACGGAGAAGTCCGTCAGGTGTCCAAGCACGCCTTCAACCTCAAGCAGCTGGACAACCCTGCCCGGATCCCTCCCTG TGGCTGGAAGTGCTCCAAGTGCGACATGAGGGAGAACCTGTGGCTCAACCTGACCGACGGCTCCATCCTCTGCGGCCGGCGCTACTTTGATGGCAGTGGGGGCAACAACCATGCCGTGGAGCACTACAGGGAGACTGGCTACCCCTTAGCGGTCAAGCTGGGCACCATCACCCCCGACGGCGCTG ATGTGTACTCTTACGACGAGGACGACATGGTTCTGGACCCGAGCCTGGCCGAGCACTTGTCTCACTTTGGCATCGACATGCTGAAGATGCAGAAG ACGGACAAGACAATGACTGAGCTGGAGATAGACATGAACCAGCGGATTGGTGAGTGGGAGCTGATCCAGGAGTCAGGCGTGCCACTCAAGCCTCTGTTTGGGCCTGGTTACACGGGCATCCGGAACCTGGGTAACAGCTGCTACCTCAACTCCGTGGTCCAGGTGCTCTTCAGCATCCCTGACTTTCAGAGGAA GTATGTGGATAAATTGGAGAAGATCTTCCAGAATGCCCCAACGGACCCTACTCAAGACTTCAGCACCCAGGT GGCCAAACTCGGGCATGGCCTTCTCTCTGGAGAATATTCTAAGCCAGCACTGGAGTCAGGTGATGGGGAGCAGGTACCAGAACAAAAG GAAGTTCAAGATGGCATTGCCCCTCGAATGTTCAAGGCCCTCGTTGGCAAGGGCCATCCCGAGTTCTCCACTAATCGGCAGCAGGATGCCCAGGAATTCTTCCTGCATCTCATCAACATGGTGGAG AGGAATTGCCGGAGTTCTGAAAATCCAAATGAAGTGTTCCGCTTCTTGGTGGAAGAGAAAATCAAATGCCTGGCCACAGAGAAGGTCAAGTACACTCAGCGGGTGGACTACATCATGCAGTTGCCTGTGCCCATGGATGCAGCCCTTAACAAAG AGGAGCTTCTCGAGTATGAAGAGAAGAAGCGGCAAGCCGAAGAGGAAAAAGTACCACTGCCAGAGCTGGTTCGGGCCCAGGTGcccttcagctcctgcctggaaGCCTATGGGGCCCCTGAGCAGGTGGATGACTTCTGGAGTACCGCCCTGCAGGCCAAGTCCGTCGCGCTCAA GACCACTCGGTTTGCCTCCTTCCCGGACTACCTGGTCATCCAGATCAAGAAGTTCACCTTTGGCCTAGACTGGGTGCCCAAGAAGCTGG ATGTGTCCATCGAGATGCCGGAGGAGCTAGATATCTCCCAGCTGAGGGGCGCAGGGCTGCAGCCCGGGGAGGAGGAGCTGCCTGACATTGCCCCACCCCTGGTCACTCCGGACGAGCCCAaaggtagccttggtttctatggCAACGAAGACGAAGACTCCTTCTGCTCCCCTCACTTCTCCTCTCCGACAT CGCCCATGCTGGATGAGTCCGTCATCATACAGTTGGTGGAGATGGGCTTCCCCATGGACGCCTGCCGGAAAGCTGTCTACTACACAGGAAACAGTGGGGCCGAAGCAGCCATGAACTGGGTCATGTCACACATGGATGATCCAG ACTTTGCAAACCCCCTCATCTTGCCTGGCTCCAGTGGGCCTGGCTCCACAAGTGCAGCCGCTGACCCCCCACCAGAGGACTGCGTGACCACCATTGTTTCCATGGGCTTCTCAAGGGACCAGGCCCTGAAAGCTCTGCGGGCCACG AACAATAGCTTAGAGCGGGCTGTAGACTGGATCTTCAGTCACATCGATGACCTCGATGCAGAAGCTGCCATGGACATCTCGGAAGGACGCTCAGCTGCTGACTCCATCTCTGAGTCTGTGCCAGTGGGACCTAAAGTCCGGGATGGTCCTGGGA aGTATCAGCTCTTTGCCTTCATTAGTCACATGGGCACATCTACCATGTGTGGTCACTATGTGTGCCATATCAAGAAGGAAGGCAG ATGGGTGATCTACAATGACCAGAAAGTGTGCGCCTCGGAAAAGCCACCCAAGGACCTGGGCTACATCT